The Actinoplanes sp. N902-109 genomic interval GTGTTCAACCTGCCGTTCTACTCGATCCTGGTGCTGCCGGTCATCTTCGCCGCGGGGATGTGCCTGATGGACACGATCGACGGCGTGTTCATGAACTACGCCTACGGCTGGGCGTTCGCCAAACCGGTCCGCAAGGTCTTCTACAACCTGACCATCACCTCGATCTCGGTGGCGGTCGCCCTGGTCATCGGCACCATCGAGCTCATCGGCGTGCTGGCCGACCAGGCCCACATCACCACCGGCCCGCTCGCGGCGATCGGCGGCATCCCGCTGGACTACGCCGGTTACGCGATCGTCGGGTTGTTCCTGCTGGCCTGGCTGGTCGCCCTGGTGGTGTGGCGGGTGGGCCGGATCGAGCAGCGCTGGTCGGCGACCCCGATCAAGACCACCCCCGACGCCTGATCACCGGCGCCTGATCACCCGGGCCCTGATCACCCGGGGCCTGATCACCGGCCGCCCCGGCGCACCGCGTCGGCCAGCGCGGCGATGCCGAACTCGTAGGCCGCGCCGACGTCACCACCGAGGCTGAAGGCCCCGGCGCGTTCCATGCTGAGGAAGCCGTAGGCCCAGGCGGTGATCGTGCGGGCGGCGGCCAGCGCGTCATCGGCCCCGGCGAGCGCCGTCGTCACCCGCAGCAGCGGCGTCACGGCGGCGGCAAGCGCCTCGTGGTCCAGCGGCACGGACGCCACCGGCGGCGCGAGGATCAGGGCGAACCCCGCGGGCCGGGCATGGGCGAACGCCCGGACCTCGCGCAGCATCACGGCCAGGTCGGCGCAGGCGTCGCCGCCGGTCGTGACCGCCGCCAGCCGCGCCCCGAGATCGCGGGCGGTGGCGGCGGCTACCAGGGCGATCAAGTCGTCCCGGCTGCGCACCCGCTTGTAGAGCGACGGCGCCCGCACGCCCACCCGGCCGGCGACGGCCTGCATGGTCAGCCGGGCCGGGCCGCCGGTCTCCAGCAGCTCGCAGCCCGCCCGCACGATCGCGTCGACCGAGGTGCGTTCCGGCGTGGGCATGCCGCCTCCTCCATGGCTATTGACCGTAGCCATCATAGCTACGTACATTAGCCATCATGGAACTCGGCCCGCATCTGCACCGTATCGGCAACGACATCGTGGCGGCGTATCTCGTCGACACCCCCGAAGGAGTAACCGTCATCGACGCCGGGCTGGCCGGGCACTGGCGCGACCTGACCGCCGAACTGGCCGCCATGGGCCGCCCGGTCGCCGACATCCGCGGTGTCGTGCTCACCCACGGCGACCCCGACCACCTGGGCTTCGCCGAACGGCTGCGCCGTGACCACAGCGTCCCGGTGTACGTGCACCAGGCCGACGCCGCCCGGGCGCGCGGCGAGGTCCGGTCGAAGCCGACGTTCGGGCCGGTCAAGGTGGGCGCTGTCGCGGGCTTCCTGGGCTACTCCATGCGCAAGGGCGGGCTGCGCACCACGTATCTGGGCGAGGTGGTGCCCGTCCGGGACGGTCAGGTCCTCGATCTGCCCGGGCGACCGCACGTCATCGGCATGCCGGGCCACTCCCCCGGCAGCATCGCCGTCCATGTCCCGGTGGCGGACGCCGTGTTCGTCGGGGACGCACTGACCACCCGGCACGTGCTGACCGGACGCCGCGGGCCGCAGCCGGCGCCGTTCACCGACGACCCGCAGCAGGCGCTGGCCTCGCTGGACCGGCTCGCCGCGATCGAGGCGACCTGGCTGCTGCCCGGCCACGGCGCGCCCTGGCCCGGCGGCATCCCCGAGGCCGTCGCCGCCATCAAGGCCGCCGCGGTCTGAGGCACGCCGGCCGGGCCGGCCCGGGTTGCGGCAGGCAGGCCATCGTCAGGAGCCGGTGCGGCGCAACCGGGCCCGCAGCGCGCGGCGGGCCACGGGCCCGAGGTCGTCGACCACCTCGGCCAGCACCGCCAGCTGGTCGAGCGCCGCGAAGGCCCGGCCGGCGCCGCCCTCGTCCACGCCCTCGAACAACTCCAGGCCGATGAACGCCGCGGACACCGCGCCGGCCAGCCCGGCCGGGTCGGCCAGGGTGCCGATCGGCGAGTCCGCGAGCAGGCGGCGCAGCACGAGCTCGATCTCGGCCGTCCAGAGCTGCAGCGCCGCGGCGGTCGGCGCGGCCAGCCGAGGGTCGGTCTGCGCGCCGGCCAGCAGCTGGGCCAGGATCGCAACGTTGCCCTGCGACTTCTCCTGCTCGTGCAGCGTGCGGCCGACGTCGAGCAGCTCGCGCAGGGTTCGTACCCCGGCGAGTTTGTCCCGGTAGGTCTCCACCCGGGCGGCGGTCTCGCTCCGGCAGGCCGCGGCGAGCAGGTCGTCGACCGTGCCGAAGTGGTAGAAGACGAGCGCCTGGTTGACCCCGGCGGCGGCGGCGATGCTGCGGGCCGAGACGCCGGCGATGCCGTGCTCGCGGATCGCGGCGAGCGCGCCGTCGATGAGTTTCTGCCGGGTCGCCGTCATGGTGCCGGCAGCATACCGCAGGTTTGAGCAGCCGCTCAAGAAGCCGGTAAGACTCACCTCGGCATCCGGGCGACCGACGATAGGGCGTCGGGGCACGGCAGGCTGAGCGGGACGGGGTGGGACGGTGACGTCGGATCGGCTCCCCGCGGTGGTCTCGCCGTACGGCGCCTTCGCCGGTCTCGGCCTGCACATCCACGACCTGACCATCCGTGGGCTGCACAGCGAGACGCTGGTCGCCGCCGACCAGGCCGAGGGTGTGCTGCGCATCCTCGGTGACGTGCGCACCCACCGGGTCAGCCGGCTGGGACGGATGTACGCCCTCAGCTCGCTGGGCCGCCCCGACGAGGCCCTGCGCATCGGCGAGGAGCTGGTCGCGGACGACGGTCCCGGCACCGGTCCACGCACCACCGACGCCAAGATCCTGGCCGACACCGCGCGGATGCTGATCCAGGTCGGCCGGATGGACGAGGGCCTGCACCACGTCGCCCGCGCGATGGCCATGCTCGACGTCGTACCGCGCAAGAGCCTGCGGTACTACTCCGCGATGGCCTCGCTGGCCGACGCCGCCCGCGCCGCCGAGTTGTTCGAGCTGGCGGAGACGGCGCTGCTGCAGGCGCTGGACGCCTTCGAGACGCCCGATGACATCTACCGCTCCGGTGCCGAGCTGCAGTACGCCGAGATGCTGCTGGAATGGGCGCTGCGCCTGCACCACGTGCAGCGCGAGGAGGAGGCCGGCACCATCCTCCGCAAGAGCGTGGCCATCCTGTCGTACTGGGCCGAGCAAGGTCCGGAGGCGCCGCTGGGCGAGGCGCTGCTGGCGGTGGGCTACGCGCTGCTGGGCCGGGCCACCGAGGCGCAACCGCTGGTCGACAAGCACCTGCTGGCCATGCGGGCCGCCGGGCAGAAGCACGAGACCCGGCTGCTGCACCTGGCCCAGGGCGTGGTGCTGCGCGCGGCCGGCGACTACCGCGCGGCCCGGCGCGAGTTCCTGGCCGCCGCCGAGCTGTGCGTCCTGCCCAGCCAGTCCATGAACTTCCAGTATGAGCTGGCGCTGACCGCCGCCATGGCCACCCCGGGCGAGGCGACCGGGACCGTGCTGGCCGCCCTGCACGCGCACATCCGGATGCTGTGGCAGCTGCGGCTGGACCGGCGCACGATGCTGCACCAGGCGTACCGGCGGGTGGAGCTGGAGGCGGCCCGCTCGACCGCCGACCGCGCCGCGACCTCCGACGCGCTGACCGGGCTGGGCAACCGGCGGCTGTTCGACCGGCGGATGGCGGCGCTGGCCGGGGCGGGCACGCTGCTGCTCATCGATGTCGACCGGTTCAAGGCGATCAACGACCGGTTCTCGCACGGCGTCGGCGACCGGGTGCTCGGCGAGATCGCGGCGGTGCTGCGCGCGCACTGCCGGCACGACGAGGTGGCGATCCGGCTCGGCGGTGACGAGTTCGCCCTGTTCCTCAGCGTCGGGGCGGCGGCGGCCCGGCAGATCGCCGAGCGCATCCGGCACGTGATACTGGCGCGCGACTGGAACACCATCGCCCCGGGCCTGCGGGTCACGCTCAGCATGGGCCTGGCCGCGTGGCGCGCCGGCGAGACCGGCCACGATCTCTACGACCGAGCCGATGCCCACCTGTACGCCGCCAAGCGTGGTGGCCGCAACCGGCTGGCTGCCGCGGCCTGAGGCCCGGCACCGGGCGCTACCGCATCGCCCCCGCATGCAGGTGGTGATGGATCCGGTCGAGCAGATCGGGACGGGTGAACGGCTTCTCGATGATGCTCACCCCCGGCGGCAGCGTGCCGTTCTCGGTCAGCACCGGCTGGGCGTAGCCCGACATGTACAGCACCCGCACGTCCGGGCGCAGGTCGTGGACCCGCGCGGCGACCTGGTTGCCGAGCATGCCGGGCATGATGACGTCGGTCAGCAGCAGGTGGATCGGCCCGTCGTGCTCGCGGGCCAGCCGCAGCGCGGTGTCCCCGCCATCGGCCACCAGCACCTGGTAACCGGCCCGGCGCAGGATGCGGGTGGTGGCGTCGCGCAGTGGCGCCTCATCCTCGACCAGCAGGATCGTCTCGCGCGGCTCGGCGCGGGCCGGCTCGGCGGTGACGGGTGCGGCGGCAGCCTCGGTCACCGGGGCCTCCGAGGCGGGCAGCACGATGGTCACCGTGGTACCGATGCCCGGTTCGGAATAGAGGCGCACGTGCCCGCCCGCCGCGCTGGCGATGCCATAGACGGTGGCCAGGCCGAGACCCGTACCCGCGCCCTGGGGTTTGGTGGTGTAGAACGGCTCGGAGGCGCGCTCGGCGACCTCCGGGGGCATGCCGCAGCCGGTGTCGCTGACCCGGATCCGGGCGTAACGACCGGCGGACAGCGTGCCGACCTCGGCGGCCTCCTGCTCGTCGAGCACCACGTTGGCGGTGTCGATCGACAGCGTGCCGCCCTCGGGCATCGCGTCGCGGGCGTTGACGGCGAGGTTGAGCAGGATCTGCTCGATCTGCCCCGGGTCCACGCACACCGGCCACAGCTCCCGGTCCAGATGGGCGACCAGGTGGATGTGCTCGCCGAGGCTGCGCCGCAGCATCTCCTCCACATCGCCGATCACGTGGTTGAGGCTGAGCACCTGGGCCCGGGTGATCTCGCGCCGGCCGAACGCCAGCAGCTGCTTGGTCAGGCCGGTGGCGCGTTCCACCGCCCGGCCGATCTGGGCCAGGTCGCCGCGGGCGTCCGGGTCGTCCACCGTCTCGGTGAGCAGCTCGGTGTAGCTGGCGATGACCGCGAGGATGTTGTTGAAGTCGTGCGCCACCCCGCCGGCGAGCTGGCCCAGGCTCTCCAGCCGCCGGGCGTGCTGCATCCGCCGTTCCGCGGCGTCCCGCTCGGCCCGCGCGGCGAGCCGCTCCCGCTCGGCCTGGGCGAGCAGCAACCCGGTGATGTCGCGGGCGGTGCAGGCGACCCCGACCGTACGGCCGGTGGCGTCGGTGATCGGCGACGAGGTCAGCGACACCATGATCGAGCGGCCGTCGCGGGTCTGGTGCTTCGCCTCGTGCTGCTCGACCCGCTCGCCGGCGGCCACCCGGGCCAGCAGCCGGGCCTCCTCGGCGCGGTGGTCCGGGGCGAACAGCACGGCGGCGTCGCGCCCGATGATCTCCGCGGCCGGCCAGCCGTACAGCCGCTCGGCACCGGCGTTCCAGCTCGTGATCCGCCCGTCCGGGGTCTTGCTGACGATGGCGTCGTGCGACGACTCCACGACCACCGCGAGCCGGCGCTGCTCGGCCAGCATGGCGGCCCGTCCGGCCAGCGCCGCGGTCTGCCCGGCCAGCTCGGCGACCAGGGTCATGTCGTCGTCGGCGAACAGGGTGCGCCGCCCGCGCAGCAGCACCAGCGCCCCACCCGGCCCGCTCAGCGGTGCCGCGTTGACGAACCGGGTGCCGGTGAGCCGGGCCAGCTCGGCGGCCATCCGCGGCGGATGGGTGTAGCCGGCCAGCGCGTCGATGGTGCCGCCCGCCGCGAGCAGGCGCCGCACCTCGGCGTCGTCGTAGCCGGGCAGCGCGCCGGCGGGCAGGTCCGGGTGGCTGATGGTCGCCGTGGGCAGCAGCACCACCACCGCGTCCGCAACCAGGATGCGCCGGGCCACGGCGCAGTAGTGCTCCCAGATCTGCTCCGACGCCTCGTCCGCCGGCGCCGCGAGCAGTTCGCGGACCAGCGCGTAGGCGGCCCCCCAGGACCACACCCGGCGCAGCCAGCGCGGCGGGGTGAACGCGAGCAGGTACATCAGCGCCGACGCGAGGGCCACGAGCCGGGAGAGCATGTCACCCACCGGGCCGGCCGAGACCACCATGATCGCCAGCCCGAACAGAGCGGTACCGAGCGCCACCGCCCACAACCGGGTGCGGGCCGCCCCGGCGCGGCGGCGGGCCTCGGTGCCC includes:
- a CDS encoding PAS domain-containing sensor histidine kinase translates to MTALAITALYLLVFLRVSASWLRTRDPLLRDATLVFAAMTMWFVLMVITLVDRRPPDLLVSVLVLLVLSQPLLVLRLASRLRPVPRWWPATALLFWCLSGIPVLTMPQPLQPPTSLLVAGMFVIVAGAAAVLLGTEARRRAGAARTRLWAVALGTALFGLAIMVVSAGPVGDMLSRLVALASALMYLLAFTPPRWLRRVWSWGAAYALVRELLAAPADEASEQIWEHYCAVARRILVADAVVVLLPTATISHPDLPAGALPGYDDAEVRRLLAAGGTIDALAGYTHPPRMAAELARLTGTRFVNAAPLSGPGGALVLLRGRRTLFADDDMTLVAELAGQTAALAGRAAMLAEQRRLAVVVESSHDAIVSKTPDGRITSWNAGAERLYGWPAAEIIGRDAAVLFAPDHRAEEARLLARVAAGERVEQHEAKHQTRDGRSIMVSLTSSPITDATGRTVGVACTARDITGLLLAQAERERLAARAERDAAERRMQHARRLESLGQLAGGVAHDFNNILAVIASYTELLTETVDDPDARGDLAQIGRAVERATGLTKQLLAFGRREITRAQVLSLNHVIGDVEEMLRRSLGEHIHLVAHLDRELWPVCVDPGQIEQILLNLAVNARDAMPEGGTLSIDTANVVLDEQEAAEVGTLSAGRYARIRVSDTGCGMPPEVAERASEPFYTTKPQGAGTGLGLATVYGIASAAGGHVRLYSEPGIGTTVTIVLPASEAPVTEAAAAPVTAEPARAEPRETILLVEDEAPLRDATTRILRRAGYQVLVADGGDTALRLAREHDGPIHLLLTDVIMPGMLGNQVAARVHDLRPDVRVLYMSGYAQPVLTENGTLPPGVSIIEKPFTRPDLLDRIHHHLHAGAMR
- a CDS encoding TetR/AcrR family transcriptional regulator, whose translation is MPTPERTSVDAIVRAGCELLETGGPARLTMQAVAGRVGVRAPSLYKRVRSRDDLIALVAAATARDLGARLAAVTTGGDACADLAVMLREVRAFAHARPAGFALILAPPVASVPLDHEALAAAVTPLLRVTTALAGADDALAAARTITAWAYGFLSMERAGAFSLGGDVGAAYEFGIAALADAVRRGGR
- a CDS encoding MBL fold metallo-hydrolase; translation: MELGPHLHRIGNDIVAAYLVDTPEGVTVIDAGLAGHWRDLTAELAAMGRPVADIRGVVLTHGDPDHLGFAERLRRDHSVPVYVHQADAARARGEVRSKPTFGPVKVGAVAGFLGYSMRKGGLRTTYLGEVVPVRDGQVLDLPGRPHVIGMPGHSPGSIAVHVPVADAVFVGDALTTRHVLTGRRGPQPAPFTDDPQQALASLDRLAAIEATWLLPGHGAPWPGGIPEAVAAIKAAAV
- a CDS encoding GGDEF domain-containing protein, whose amino-acid sequence is MTSDRLPAVVSPYGAFAGLGLHIHDLTIRGLHSETLVAADQAEGVLRILGDVRTHRVSRLGRMYALSSLGRPDEALRIGEELVADDGPGTGPRTTDAKILADTARMLIQVGRMDEGLHHVARAMAMLDVVPRKSLRYYSAMASLADAARAAELFELAETALLQALDAFETPDDIYRSGAELQYAEMLLEWALRLHHVQREEEAGTILRKSVAILSYWAEQGPEAPLGEALLAVGYALLGRATEAQPLVDKHLLAMRAAGQKHETRLLHLAQGVVLRAAGDYRAARREFLAAAELCVLPSQSMNFQYELALTAAMATPGEATGTVLAALHAHIRMLWQLRLDRRTMLHQAYRRVELEAARSTADRAATSDALTGLGNRRLFDRRMAALAGAGTLLLIDVDRFKAINDRFSHGVGDRVLGEIAAVLRAHCRHDEVAIRLGGDEFALFLSVGAAAARQIAERIRHVILARDWNTIAPGLRVTLSMGLAAWRAGETGHDLYDRADAHLYAAKRGGRNRLAAAA
- a CDS encoding TetR/AcrR family transcriptional regulator gives rise to the protein MTATRQKLIDGALAAIREHGIAGVSARSIAAAAGVNQALVFYHFGTVDDLLAAACRSETAARVETYRDKLAGVRTLRELLDVGRTLHEQEKSQGNVAILAQLLAGAQTDPRLAAPTAAALQLWTAEIELVLRRLLADSPIGTLADPAGLAGAVSAAFIGLELFEGVDEGGAGRAFAALDQLAVLAEVVDDLGPVARRALRARLRRTGS